The genomic stretch GCGCGCGGAGGGCCACGAAGCGCGGACGGAGATCGTCGCCTTCCGGGGCAGCTTCCACGGGCGGACGCTGGGCGCCCTCGCGGCCACGGACCGGCCCTCGTACCAGGAGCCGTTCCGCCCGCTGATGCCGGGGGTGCACTTCTGCGAGGTGGGCGACGTGCAGGGCCTCGCGGAGCGGCTGCGCACCGGCCGGGTCGCCGCGGTGATCGTGGAGCCCATCCAGGGAGAGGGCGGCGTCCTTCCCGTCCCCCACTCCTTCCTGCGCGCGCTGCGCGTGCTCTCGGACGAGGCCGGGGCGCTCCTGGTTTTCGACGAGGTGCAGGTGGGGCTGGGACGCACGGGCCACCTGTGGGCGCACGAGGCGGCCGGCGTGACTCCGGACCTCCTCACCGTCGCCAAGCCGCTCGCGGGCGGGCTCCCCATGGGCGCGGTGCTGCTCACGGAGCGCGTGGCCGCCGCGGTCCGCCCGGGGGACCACGCCACCACCTTCGGCGGCGGGCCGCTGGTGGCGAGCGCGGCGCTGGCCGCCTGCCGCAAGATCGGCGACCCCGCATTCCTGGCGGAGGTGCGCCGCAAGGGCGCACTGCTCGCGGACCTGCTGGGCGCGCTGGCGCTGCGCCACGCGGAGGTGGCGGTGGTGCGGGGGGCGGGGATGATCTGGGGGGTGGAGCTGACGGAGCCCGCCGGAGACGTGGTGGCCCGCGCGCTGGCGGCGGGGCTGCTGCTCTGCACGGCGGGGCCGGACACGGTGCGCGTCGTCCCGCCGCTGGTGGCGACGGACGACGAGCTGGCGAGGGGCGTCGCGATCCTGGAGGAGGTGCTTTGATGCTGCTGGAGAACACGGGGACCTCCTCCGGGTGGTCGGGCGGGGCGTTCCTCGCCGCGCCGGAGGCCCCGACGCGGGAGCGGGTGGCGGTGCGCGCGGCTCGCGTGGCGGACATGACGCAGGTGGAGCCGCTGATCAACGGCTTCGCGGCGAAGGAGCTGATGCTCGCCAAGACCATCGAGCAGCTCTCCCGCAACTTCCGCGAGTTCGTGGTCGCGGAGACGCCGGACGGGCGCATCCTGGGGTGCGCCGCCCTGCGTGTCTACACACCGCAGCT from Longimicrobiaceae bacterium encodes the following:
- a CDS encoding N-acetyltransferase, producing MLLENTGTSSGWSGGAFLAAPEAPTRERVAVRAARVADMTQVEPLINGFAAKELMLAKTIEQLSRNFREFVVAETPDGRILGCAALRVYTPQLAELGSLAVHADAHGMGVGRKLAERIEEEARLLGIGTVFALTLQEEFFHRCGYRTVPKEMFPLKVWADCRQCPKIHACDEIAVVKEVL
- a CDS encoding acetylornithine/succinylornithine family transaminase codes for the protein MATETITSGGALLGVYRPTGPVFVGGEGSHLIAEDGARYLDFTSGIAVNALGYGDPDVAAAVRAALDAGLVHTSNLFRTRPAAELAEWLAGHSFADRVFFCNSGAEANEGAIKFARRWARAEGHEARTEIVAFRGSFHGRTLGALAATDRPSYQEPFRPLMPGVHFCEVGDVQGLAERLRTGRVAAVIVEPIQGEGGVLPVPHSFLRALRVLSDEAGALLVFDEVQVGLGRTGHLWAHEAAGVTPDLLTVAKPLAGGLPMGAVLLTERVAAAVRPGDHATTFGGGPLVASAALAACRKIGDPAFLAEVRRKGALLADLLGALALRHAEVAVVRGAGMIWGVELTEPAGDVVARALAAGLLLCTAGPDTVRVVPPLVATDDELARGVAILEEVL